The segment ATTAAAACGattcaaaaatccaaaatgCTTAACTATGTATCTATGTGAACAATATATAAAGGTTATTTGCTCACGAGATATGTGAAATTGTAAAAGGCTTGCATATATGAAACAACAATTCATAGCAAAAGTCATTTCAATTCAACTACCCATATCAGTGCTTCAAATCCTGCATGCAGAGGAAATAAACTTTGTTTGATACGTCGCCTCATCTCTTTATACCTCTTCTCATGCTTTGCATGGTTATTGTCTTAGCAGCGATGTGGAACTTTCAAAGAGTTAAGACAAATTCAAACACTGCCTGCTTTAGCGGCTTTGTAACAGACGATAGTCTTGAATCTCGAAGCTAAAGCCAGACACCAATAAATCTTTGCGAGAAAActgagtttcttcttcttccttaccTTACACAGAACTAACTGGATGGACAGTCTTCAACTCTCTTGTACGATTAGTTTCTCATTGTAAGCTCCCATATGCTTTTGCCCTTCTGGTTGCAATATTTCAAATTCCTCAAAGATCTGATGTTTGCGCACCAACTTGACTGTGACATGATATCACAGTAACAGATCTGTTATCACAGACTGAACACTTACAAAACTCTAGCCTTTTGCAATATGATCCAAACCAAGCTCAAAAAAGTACAAGCAAATCATCTATTATTACAACGTTGTTGTCTTCCTACCTAGTCACCAGCTACAAGCTATCACCACTTCTGATATAAGTTCACCTTCAAAATTAGTGAACTGGACAGTTTTTAACTCTCTTGTAAGGTTAAATTTCAGCCCACTGAAAGCTCACATGCTCTTAAACTCCTGGTTGCAATTTCCACTTCCTCAAACATCTTACATTTGCGCACCAAACTAACTGAGAAAGGATAGATAGTTGCAGTCACTAACCGCTTCGCGTTGTTCAAAATATAAATCGCCACTTCTTTCTCAACTTTTGTTCCTTCATAGTCTCTCCACTCAAACCTCTAGAGATGTAACAACAAACATTCACAAACACACCTCGGCTGGATCCATCGAACCTTCCGCTCCGCAGGCATCCCATGGTCCTGAACAAGCTTGAGAGCTTGTAGTTTAGGAGAATGGTGGAGCAAACTCACAAGCATACTCGTCCAGCTATCATCACATCAACATAGCTCCAAACGCACAAGCTGAAACAAAACTGTACCACGGGGATACCGAGCCTGTATACACGATATAAGCAAAAAGGAAACAATGTAACAGTTTCCAAAACTAGCTAATGATATAAACCAACGGATAAACTCTTCAGGGAAGGTAAGTCAACGGTGAAAGTCACTACATTGTCTGGGGACGCGTCTCCACAGCTAACTCTTCAAGGACGGGACAGGTTGATATAAGGCTAGAGAAAGATTCATCGTCTGAGTAAATGACAGAGAGAAGGCGTAGCTTTACGAGGGAACGGAAGGTAAACTGAGAAGAAGGAacatccagaagaacatcactCTGTTGAGTTCTAACGTGTCTCAAGTGTTACGCATCTGAACAACCTACTTGGTAACGAGACAAGACCGTGGTcgtaataaaaacttattttcaAGTCACGCACGAACCGATCGACAGCGATTCTAACCCATAGACCGATCTGGGAAGCGCTGCATTCAGAGGCGATGTTGAGATGAAAGCTTTCTAGAACCGCTGCCTTGTGTAAATAGCAAAGTTCCAGACACAAACTGATACAGACTTGTGATATGATTATCATTAGCCTCTTCGTCTTCGTAGCTATCTTCCTCTGAGAAAACTTCCAATAACATTGGCATGGTAGGACTAAATTGTATTGAGCAAACTTCCCAATGATAAAATCGTAAACATAATATaggtttttgtttggtcataaagTGTAACTGTAATTACACTTCGGGAAATTTACCAAAcatgactcaaaacttgatttcGATTGCAAAAGTATactcaaacttgaatcaaatgtaAAAGTAACCCAAAAATCTTGTAAAATTACAGctagccccttgtgaccaaacaaaaaaacataactcatttttacgaatatagccccagaaAGTCTTCTGAGTCTTTTGAGATATTGTACATCGTCTAGGCAACGTCCATGGAAGTCTTCTAGTATAGTTgatcttaaaataatttatagatttaaaaaaaaatattttgataagtgAAAAATTACAaccatgtaattataaacaattttcagtgatataaattaagatataataaaattgaatagttttcaacatagatgagtgaaattAGTTAATCATGATAATCTTTCGCTTAGGGTTtgacaacatatgttgtagtattgtatgtattcttagggttaaaTTTTGGAAAGCcgaaatgtttttttgaaaaattaaaattttacctatattgtttatttatgtgtatagtaaacactttttaagttaatttgattttatgaagtgttcagttagttaatttagtttaggggttatgtttaaaGTCTAGACagctaacaagtaagtcgtctaacGATTAGAAGACTTCTCAGAAAGTCTTCTAAGTTGTCTAGGGTAAACGGGTTAGTTTGACATTTAACCtgattgtgtcagaaatttgacttttcctagacgacttacccATAAGTCGTccagtaaaaaattaaaaaatcaatatttgttATATCTAGACGATTTCCATGTAATCGtctcaggttagttttgcaactgaaaaataaaacaaaaaatttatttttttaggcGACTTACACAGAAATCGTTCGTCAAGATAAgcaaggtttgaccagaatctgggaataaaatcatggacgactttcgtgtaagtcgtctaacggacgacttccgtgtaagtagtctagaaaaaataaacttttatgttttatttttcaattgcaaaactaacctcagACTatttacatggaagtcgtctagatataacaaaatatgattttttaattttctactgGACGACTTACCTTTAAGTCATCcaggaaaagtcaaatttctgacacaatccggacaaatacaaaactaacccgtttatcccagacgacttacatggaagtcgtctcgattttttttaacaaacaaagatggacgacttcatgtaagtcgtctctaaaaacacatttaaaagTCAATTGTAAAACTAACTTCTGCATTGACAagaagacttccatgtaagtcgacTACAGCTAGAAGACTTACCCAGAAGTCGTCTGGGCGAAcaggttttgaaaaaaaaaactgatttcatagtttcaactaGTGAGATAACTTGTTTCGCACACATAAGTCTTCTCTAAGCACCCAAAATCTCAAACAAAAGTGACCCACTAAGAATCGTAAGCATCAATGGCTCTATGAagcataaaaaatttagaatcaaaatattgagttttttttttatgaatatagagagaaagtgaaaaagatgttgtttttagttcataagaattgaGAAAGAAGAAGTGTAAATCGATTTGAAGTGCATTAAGAACTTCAAATTGGTTCTTCATGGTTGTTGGTGTATTGTTGACAATGACATTCTTGTAAAtatttgaagatgatgaggttgagaaagtaaaaatgctattttcaaaaattaaaaaaaaaattaatgacatTTTCGTGAATAATCTGAACTTATGTGATGAATATGACAAATgaaatgtcaaaaaaaaagcaTGGGTTAGTTTTGTGGTTGACTTTGAGTTTTGAGTCAGTTTTGCAAAAATCTCTTCATATTTCATACTCAAATTTTACGTTAGTTTTTGACAAATTTCCCCCATTATAATTAGTCATGATTATTTAAATCTAGCTCCACTTGTGActaatcattttaattttatatttacgattagtaattatttaaataattaagttttatgaaaattatatagcaataaatttttattgtcACCAAATTTACTCGTTTTAcaagatttttatttaaatttagatCCATTCATCAAAACTACAAGAAAAATCAATTGTTAAATGAATGCATGTTTGAAATATTTGACCAAAAATGAGTAGTTTGAGAAGTATTTATACCATAATTacatctataatattttatttatacaccctagatagattttaattttcttaaatatattacTATGTTAATAAAGAATTACTTATTGTATAATGTtgatatttatcatttattttttgcttaagatatttaatattttttcttaaatttacaTATGTGGGCAGCTAAATTATAATGTAGTAACATATGTCACATTGGTGTATGACTACATAAGCATATCAAAATATTGTTCTtttagtaataatatataaatagatgTTATACGTAAGCCACGAATTAGTCgcaatcatatttttttttatcatttcaaTCTTTGAAAGCTTTAGAAAATGGTCAGTTAATATGTCAGGAAGCACGTATAAAAGCATTACATATAGTTTTATACATTCAGAAACATGTCGGTTATAAAATGAATTCTTCacaattttaaactaatttactttttttttttgtaggaaGAATGTCGTTTCGTGTTTGATTATGATGATGATGTAGCCAGGAGGAAAGCTCtagattatataaataattccAAAGGTACATTAACAAAATCTAATGGTTATGTTTGAGCCAAAATCATCAAACAATTTATCCTAAtgaatttttcattttgttaGGAGTTAAATCCGTAACATTAAAAGACAACCTCCTTATCGTGAGGGGAGACGGACTAGATCAAGATAAAATGGAGAAGAAGTTGGATAAGATTTTTTCACCAAAAAAGGGATGCGTATGGTGTATGGCGTTTTAGTCCCAATGGATGCTAtgttgtttatttatattttcatgttcTATAAGAGTGTTTGAATTTATGCTTGAGTATTGATTAAAATCTACTCGTATAATATTACTAGATGTTTTACCAGTATATGCGGCATAATTATCGACATAATTATCTTAGAAATCGATTAAAATTAtcaatataaatgatttttttcatgCATTCAAAATATTCAgaataaatcaaaaattaaactttttataCATGaccaaaattatcaaaaaaaaatgtaaacttctttttatttcatgaaaaacttgaaaatttagaattctattttatttcttCAACTCTATAATACATATAgagatttaaattttaaaaatttaagaaacaaaatataataaaactatctaatatattaatacggaaatgataaataaatttttaactaatacttatttatatttttgatttccTTTTTTGgaacatatttttgatttatatttttgatttagttatatatttttgatatatatataagcattctacttttttataatttagttttatactattattacaactttataaaaacaaattagaaATAGAGGAAATCTAATGTGATGatgtttataaaagaaaattcatGTCATCGTAAACTCCATAGTTCTTTGTAGTGGATTTTTTGTAAAGCTATCAATGGTAACACAACAAGCTGTACCGCATCTATACATTTGTCACTATTAGAACTATCATTCAGGATCTAAGAATACTTTTGATAAAAGATGTGTTCTAGAccgatttttttctaaaaatgtaTTTGATAGGTGAGATCATCTTTAGAATGTTAGTTTGAGAATTAAAATTTGTACAaaagttaatttaatttttcgCTCTCCACATTTTCCACCATCTGGTAACATAAACCTTGAATTTGTATATGCTGGTTCCTGGTTTATTATCTTTGATCTTAACCAAAGCAGCTGGTTTTATATGAAGATATAGGGCATATTTTCCATTAATAGAAACTCTTGTCTAATACCAAAGCAGCTGGCTCACTGTTGAAAATTAACGTATGCGTAggtttaatattttgattttccaTTAATAAGAATATTAATTAGAAGGATAAATACATACTATACGACAATAGCACATGTAacttaatctatactattacaTTATTAACAATAgtaaaatgtataataatataacaGTATAACATATATAAGTTTCAAGCACTAGAATATAAAACTTAATAATacattcattaattttttaagtttgattcattagttttataaatttaaatattcattaagggtaacaaCGAATTTAATCactctaatttttaatttgataattcGAATGCAAAAAATCaattcgcaaataatagtatagatttgttgTTTGTATAACATTCTACTCatttgattttatataaataatatgtatatatatatagtgaactGGATAGTTTTCAAAACTTAAGTAAGATTAATTTTCAGCCTATTGTAAGCCCACATGCTCTTAAACTCCTGGTTGCAATTTCCACTTCCTCAAACATCTGACGTTTGCGCACCAAACTGACTGAGGCATTGCAGTCACTAATCATATCGCATTGTTCAGAACATAAATAGCCGCTTCTTTCTCAGTTTTTGTTCCTTCATGGTTTCTCTACTCAAACGTTTTGAGATGTAAGAACAAACATTCAGAAACACGCCTCGGTTGGATCCAACGAACCTTATGGTCAGCATTCAGCAAGCATCCCATGGTCCTGTGATCAAATACATTTCACTATCAAACCAGAGAAACTAAGCATGATTGATTGAGaaattggggggggggggggggggggggggtttagAGAAGAAAAATGTACCATGACAAGCTTGAGAGATTGTAGTTTAGGAGAATGTTGGAGAAAACTCACAAGCATATTCGTCCAGCTATCTTCACATGAACATAGCTCCAACCACAAAAGCTGAAACAATACTGTATGAACAACTTCGAAGAAGCAGAGTCCATACTCAATCACCAGTTCGTCCTTTGAGAAGAACACTAACCCCTTAGAGCAACCTTAATGGTTGGGTTCTAAAAATGAGGTTTTTAAAACAAGAcactattattttaatttattttgtttaaatgttTAAAGTCAAATGacagttgttcaaaaaaaaaaaagtcaaatgaCTAAACCACTAATATATTGACATGTACTTGTaggtaggggtgggcactttacccgataccCGAAGccgcacccgaacccgatccgaaaaaccgaaccgaaatccgaaccgaagtagcaaaatacccgaacggatattaagttaggagagattggatatccgaacccgaacgggtaatatccgaacccgaatggatatccgaagataaccgaacatatgtatacttTATATATCTAGCTTACAtctcttattttatttaaaatatttatattaatgttacACATACTTTAAGATCATATAGTATATCTATAATTATGGAGaaaataatttgatattcatttaaaatgtatatcaaaatttttgttttatgtatTAACAAAAGGTACATCCAAAGTTTAAAAACAATAGCCAAATTAATATCTATTTGTTTTTAAGATATTATCtccaaatctattaatcattcaatctataaaaaataaaaataaatcaattaagtgaaatctatatttttaaatacaagaaacttaaaagtgaaaattttatttttttcttttaaaatctaaatatccgaaataaccgaacccgaactaaaaatacccgaacccgacccgaagtacagaaatacccgaacgggttctatatCCCTATACCGAAATATCCGAAAAtctgaaatacccgatccgaacccgaacgggtatccgaacgcccacccctacttgTAGGAGTTGCAGATAGTTTATTCCCGATGTTATTTAGGGACTGATTGctgtgttttttattttcttttctttttatctttaaatacTTAGTAATATTCCACCGTTGGACCTGCtcttatgtttttaattattataattactagggtaataacccgcgctttgcttttttttgatttttttataaaattttagtaacatatattagtaaaataattttcataaaaatttagtttaaatgaaataagaatatatttgatttggtattaaaatttgaacaaatccatttaaaatgaaaaaaaaaaacaaaatgtaaatgaaaagtaaatacgtgttctattattttatgtatggATTCACTCTCATATTTAGTCCACTTTGATTATAA is part of the Brassica rapa cultivar Chiifu-401-42 chromosome A09, CAAS_Brap_v3.01, whole genome shotgun sequence genome and harbors:
- the LOC103838757 gene encoding FBD-associated F-box protein At4g10400-like, which gives rise to MPMLLEVFSEEDSYEDEEANDNHITTVLESFHLNIASECSASQIGLWVRIAVDRTQQSDVLLDVPSSQFTFRSLVKLRLLSVIYSDDESFSSLISTCPVLEELAVETRPQTMLGIPVVHWTSMLVSLLHHSPKLQALKLVQDHGMPAERKRFEWRDYEGTKVEKEVAIYILNNAKRLVTATIYPFSVSLVRKCKMFEEVEIATRSLRAFKLVRKHQIFEEFEILQPEGQKHMGAYNEKLIVQES